The following DNA comes from Kluyveromyces lactis strain NRRL Y-1140 chromosome E complete sequence.
TTCCGCAACTTGCATCGGTTCAGCGATACCGGTAGATTCAATAAGAATGTAGTCGAACTCGTTGTTTTGGTGcaaattgatcaattccTCCAACAAATCACCACGCAAAGTACAACAAATACAACCATTCTGTAATTGAATcagtttttcttccttattAGCGACTTTATGATCCTTAATCAACGCAGCGTCAACATTTAACTCCGACATATCGTTGATAATCACGGCAACTTTCATGCCATGGTTGCTGGTAAGAATTCTTTCTAGCAGAGTGGTTTTACCAGAACCTAAGAAACCAGATAAGATTGTTACTGGAATGGGACCAGAGTGAGCCTTAAAGGGAGCAGATTTTTTAGTGATAGACGGCATGTTTCAGGACGATCTTCGATTATCTTTTGCCTTTTTATGAGATAATTATGCACATATATCAAGAATAAGACTGAAGCCAACAAGATATAATGAGACAAGACGGAGCAGACCATAGACCTTCAGAAGTGGACAACCTTTAAatacaattttttttttttacttcaTGTCCTCATCGCTGACACTGAAGAGATGTCAGGAAAATCTGTTCTCTGAGTAATTCTCTGCGCTCTATATTCGGGACTTCAACCGCTAACCCTCGGCGTATTTCCtttaaaaaagaaagagctCCTACACAGAACACAGGCCATCTCAACTTATCTCAGTACTGTTAAGTTACAacctttctctttttttaaCTCTTCCCATTAAGGTCATCGCCAAATAAAATTGGCTAAAATCAAACTATGACCGGCATTACGTATCAAAATGCTCACTAATCAAAACCATTCACGCGCGAAACAAAATTTTTATCGGGAATTTTACTGGTGCTTATGGAACTCGTCAGCTCATCGCCGATGTGCCCACACTCTGGACCATATGTTACCGCTTCCATTAACCTTTAAGGTACCCTTAAAGTAAAAGTTGAAGGTGATGAGAAAAAACTCGATAAGCACAGGCTTCGAATCAACTGCTCAcgtgatttgaaagaaaaacgAAAATCCACAACATGCTGCCTGCCCAATGCTAAAAAGGACGGCAGtttgaattcaattcaGGAACTCTTACTACGTTAAGACtaagaaagagaattcTGCCGGTTCATACCAGCCGATACCGCCCAAAAAAAGTCTATCTTTTGATAAGTACACTTTATACTTTAGACAGCCTTCTTTGCAATGTCGAAAACGTCCCATACCTGACAGCTCTCCCATATATTTCTTACTTCACACTcattttttgtattttttaCCACAGAAATTCGCCAAGACAGATCGTCTACTGCTAGTGCATAATAGGAGGGAGATCTTATAGCGTGCTGATCTTTATATTCATTTTGAGAAATTAAACCTTAGCGATGCGTAATTTAAGTTCAGCTAATACAATAAAAAGTTGTTCCTTCACCGAAATATGCAACGAAGGCTACTTTGTTCTTATCAGAGGAAAAAAACCTTTAGATATTGTCGTCTAGACCAACAATGCCTTTTTTAGATCTATCTATGACGTAGAATGTCGTCGAAAATAGGGAATTCCCATGTTCTAGAAGCACATTTGTTCCTTCAAGGAACTGGCTACCGACATATCAAACTTACTTAGTAAAACCCCACAATCACGTTTGTAGATAATTTTTTTAGGCTTTACGAGTCAAttcattattgttttgttttgctttgttttgttttcatcGATTTCGTGCATTTTCTGTCTACTCCACATCATTGTACCAGTCTGAATCTCTGCTTGTTTTTTTAACGGTCTGCAGATCTTCTGGAAATTCGGAATCTTTCCTAATCGGGAAAACCGTTCCAAGCTTATCCCTCGAAGAGGAAAACAGAACATGCAGAAAAGACCGCACAAAAGCGGTTTTGAAGGCTCCAAGGTGTTTCAAATATGACTGACTGTTTTTGGTTCAGCCAGGTGGCTGCAAAATTTGTACCGTGGAGGCTCTCTCGTCagttcatttttttatcCACTTTTTATCCTCGAACTGCTACGATGTTTTCAATCGGGAGATCTACTACGCGAACGCTTGTTTATGCGCGTCCTctatttcatattttttccCATTTATTAAGCGCAATATAGCAGATATTACATAGTTTCCTAAGTAGGTCTTTTTCCTTCGAATGATCGGAATTGCAGTCAACGATTCGTAAATTTACCTTGTTTCGAGAAAGTGCGCAATCTGAAACACCCGTATTCAATAACAACAGAAGCATTCAGTTATATTTATGGGCTCAATTAGACACTTGATATAACACAGGAATTAGGCATTGTACgcatttttgaaagtagGGGAGATTCTAGTCGCGGTGTACCGAGTAGTATTGTCCGTTTTCTGTGTTCGAGagtctttgaaattttttttttttttatctttacGATCGAGGAGATGGCGCCATCTATGTAAACAAAACATCTTAATAGTAGACCGGATATCTATGGCCTGCATCTTTGACTTACTGCCATCCATTAACCTTCTTATATAAGCATAAACAATCAAACAAACTCTcacatacatatatatttgtttACATATAGCAAGTACTATTTGTTTTGACCAGGAACTGCCAAACTATAGCAGTTGTAAGTGTTTGGTAACTTTAATCCAATAACTAATAAGGCTGGAATAAGAGGAAGGATAAGTTCAGTTTTGCACCGATTGGCATCGAACAGCTAATAAAGGAGCTATTGAGTAAAGGAAAACACTAGCTGAGATATCATTCCGGCTTGCCATAAATTGAAGACTTTCAAAACTACTCTTTATTCTTAGTTTAGATAATAACAGAAAAGGAAGTACTGGCTTGCACCTATTCTGTTTGAATTATTAGAATAATTCATTTTCTGGAAGCAGCGTTCTCGGACTCATTGGTGAAGTACATTTCAATATTCGCATAACTGACATCATTTTCAGTTCCTCAGTCTGAGTAACTCATCACAATTGAATCTGATTGTTTTATGCTTTATGTTTTTGGCATCTCAATGACAAATATTCCAAAGTCACTAAACATAACTACCACGGCAGACAGCTTCATTTCTCCTGGTAGTAGTAAATCATTCATCCCATCTTCAGTATCAAGCAGTGAACTCCCACATTCACGGCCAGCAGCAACTCATTGCATCTTTTACAACGTTATACAGGACTATTTGCCTGTAGATGAAAGTCAATGGACACCTAGTAACGTTCCAGCTCCATTAAATGTGCGAAAGGGAGAAGTAGTACAATTTGTCTGTACTCATGAGAATAATACAGTGGTTGTGAAATCGAGAAATAAATTGGGGCACGGATTAGTTCCACTGAGGTGCTTATCAATaaatttggaattgacatcaatatcaaatatgCCATCCCCAAAGACATCACATTCACCAATATTCGAGTCTCAAATAAGCCAACGACTAAGTTCAGAGGACTTAGCTCAAGACCCGCCATCTAAATCGTATTCATTGTCGAATTCCAGATTATCATCCGAATCATCCATCTCAAACGTGTCGGATTCCACGAACCCAATGCCAAAATCTTTTCTAGCTAATGATTGTAAAGTGGTATCTGTTGCAATAAAAGACAACAGGATGTGGTACAGAGTGGAAACAACAACTTCGTCGCAACATAAAAGGTTTCTTTGCAGATATTATCAGGATTTTTATCAGTTGCATTGCCAGCTGCTTGACGAATTCCGTAGACTTTCTCTGGATCGAAAACATTTACCTAACTTACCAAAACCAATGgcaaattcaaagagcAATGAATCAGTTCATAGTCGTTTAAACAGTTTCACGGCTTATCTTGAAGTGCTTCTATCATCCGAACATATACCGACTGATTTTAAACAATCAATATTTTATGACCAGTGGTTGTGCCCTAAATCTGGAGATTTGGTACAGACACCTAGAGGATCTCTATACAAAAGCATAATAATTGATGAGAAGGGGGTCAGTTGGAATAAAATATTAATTACTGATAAGAATGATTCCCAGGATCTTGTCACAGAGCTTCTTCACCCAGACTCAACTGTTAACCGTTCTATCTCGAGGTCCTCGACACCATTAGGTTTATCAATATCGACACCATCGTCCCCCAACATATCTCAACCATTACAATACACATTCTCGTCGAAATCAATGTCACAACCCAGCTCACCGCTTCTAAATAAGATCTCATCTTATAGTCAGATCAATAACATCATTaagatgaagataaatTTCGGCAGTGATTGTTATGCAATGAAATGTCAAATCAGTGACATTGAGACTTGGGATAAGTTCGAACGTATTATTCGTACTCGACTGATAAAAGACCTTCCGGATCCCCTATGTCCATTCACTGTGAAAGTGAAAGATTCAACTGCAGAAGACAAATTGATCGGGCTGGATGCTGCCAATTTCGATATCGACAACGTTATGTTCATGACTCAAAACCAATCAAACAGCAACACTAATTCTTATACCCAATACAACACAACGATACCATTTGCCAACGCTGATTCAAGAAGGCAGTTCCTTAAACTGAACCTAGAGGTCAGTATTTGATCATCTTTGTGATCAAAGTATTCCTGTCAGTTTCCCATAATATTCTGTTTTTCTGCTGATATATTTTATTCTAATAGTTTAAACACACTTTCGAGTAGCCATATACTCTTAAGCAATCCTAGTACCACCTTATATAATGTCATAATTTTACGTgttgttttgtttctgttttttcaaatctgaTGGTTGTTACAATTCTTGCCTTAACGTGCAACTCTACTTATAGTACTATGAAAGGGTgtataaaagaaaaacacTGCTGGTGTAAGACAGTAAGCACAAAGACAGCAAGCACAACTACTACCATGAACTTGAATGTTTGCTCAATTGGAATCAATATATGAAACATCTATTTTAAAAAGAACATATGCAATTACAGTAACAGTTAGCTGAGTTTAAAACTGAGGTGCAAAGGTTAAAATCTAGAACAATGATACATACAAGCGTGTTATATATGCATACTCAATCAGAACGAACCCACTAAAGCAAGCTCAAAAAGTCGTTACGTATTGCTTCCACCTGAAGTCGTTCATTCACGGATTCAATCACtatcttcttccaattcacGTCTCTCTTTGTCCTTGTAGTACATAGCAACAGAATAGGAGTTGATCCAGCTTTCATTGGCATCGTTCAAATTTTCATTAATCTCTTCACAACGGTCACTGAGATCGTTCATGCGTTGCTCTAGATTTGGTGTaggtttcttcttccattcATCAGCAACTTTAAGGTACTCCTTTTCGGCTGCATCTGCCTCTCTCTCAAGAGCAAACCTTTCCTGCAAATGGCTGTCTGCCTCCTTTTCATAGATCCTTTGATAAACTTGGGTTGGATGGGTGATTGGTTCACCGTCACTGGAATCATCACTCTCGTAAGACATATTGTGTATTAAGTATTGATTAGACAGTGCTTTTTGTTTGCCCTTTCTTCTTATACTTCCCGTGATTTACTTGGTGTTTTGTATCCCTTTGTGTGTGTCATTTCATGATTTTAAGgtatttcaatatttcagaatcatcatttCATACACATTCATACTGAACAGAACTATAGACCTGTTAATACAGGAAAAGTACCACCCCCCCAAAAAAACAGCACAAGATTAAGCTCCAGTATTACTTGCAGTTGCTGCTAACAGGCTATCAGTGCTATATTTAGGAAGCTTCAGACGATAATGAGCCAAGGCAAGAAGGAGCAAAAGGTGAGAAGCGTTGTTCCATTGGAATCGAATCCCCAAGTGTTTACCAATTTTGCTAACAGTCTCGGGTTATCTAGTGATTGGGCATTAATGGATATTTACTCGTTAACAGATCCAGATCTATTAGCATTTATTCCAAGACCAGTGAAGGCCGTTATTCTCCTCTTCCCCTTAAACGAGACGATAGATTCTTTGACTGATTCGTTCAAAAGTGATGTACCAGAATCGAAAAATGGTTCTAGTGCGCCAATTTGGTTCAAACAGAACGTAAGGAATGCATGTGGACTTTATGCTTTGTTACACTCGTTATCCAATAATGCAAACTTGCTAACTGATGGTTCTATcttgaaacaatttttgaCAGAGAACCCGGCAAGTGATGGTCAGTATTCTGATGACGATGCAGTCGATGACTTCTTGGTATCAATTAGCGAGATATATAACGAAAATAGTCAGCAAGGTGATACTGCTGCTCCTTCTGCAGAAGAGGATGTTGAGTTACATTTCATAacattcattgaaaaggacGGCTTACTATACGAACTTGATGGAAGGAGTAAAACAGGACCAAGATGCTTGGGTAAAATTAGTCCCGATTCAGATTTATTGACTGAACCACTGGTAAAACAGAGATTCGAATGGTATCACGGTAATGCTTCCGAGTCTATGAAATTGCAGTTCTCATTGTTAGGGCTAGGGCCATCTCTAGATTAGCATCAATATGACTTTGCAATTAATAAACTGCCGAGGTTCATGTGAACCATGGTTTGAACGTCATTAATATAAACATATGTAGTAGTGAATGGTATTTAGCCGAATCATACGAGATATTCTTCGAAACAACTTAAATTTGTCCCTTGATGTCAATTCTTCTAGCATCGCCGAAATGTTTAATGATTGTAGAACGGCAGCTTTTACAATCGAGATAGATCTCGTTGGGGTCGCTTTCCGGCACAACCATAAACTGGATTAGCTCAAGTTCCGTTAGAAATTCGAAGGCTTCTGTTGcatcattgaaatgaagttCAGGTGCCAAGAATTGCAACGGAAGTCTTGCATAAGCTTTACACATGCAATTCAATGCGTTTAATCTCTCCTTTTtaatgaattgattaaCTAAATGGCGCTCCGGGCCCTTTGTTTGTTGATAAATTCTCATGAAGGTATGATAGTTATTTTCAATCTGTGCTTCAGACATTTTTAATGCTCTTTGTATCATTTCATTGTCATACATATGACTTAGGGTAGTTAGGAGTTGGAAGTGCAACTGATTAATGCTGGAATGGTCCGAGGTCATCATGTGGTAGAGTATTCTGTAACTGATGAATTCGGGCAAGTCGCTCTTGTCAATgttatctttttcaaacaaaGGCTTCAAACTACTTTGACATTGATTATATTCACCGACATCTCCGTTCTCAAGAGCTGCGCGTGCATGCGTCTTATAAACAGTAACAGTAAAATCATTCTCGATCATTTGCACTTTCAAGTCCTGCCTTATAGATTTCAACTGATCACAGAAATACTGATAAGAGCACGAACCGCTATGAAACTTGGTCACAATCCAGTCAAGAGCTTTAATTAAAATGGACAACGGGCGTACTTTTGCCGGATCTGGTTCAGAAGTAAGTCTTAAATATTTTTTCTCTAACACTTGACATTGCCCCACAATCGGCTTGTTCTTGTCAAATTTATAAGCTTTGTTAGTGATGGCGTTGAGATCGGAATAGCTGTCGTCGTCGTCTATCTTCACTCTTTTAGAGGTTGACGTTAGTGGTTCAGGACTAGCAAATCTCTTTAGCCTTTCCAGCCTCCTGCTTTTCTCATCTTGAGCAGCTATTTTCTTGGGTACGGGGGAAGGGCTTGGTGCGTTCAAGTTTGAGATTCGAGATTCTAACGATACTGACGGTACCGGTGATTCTTTGGGATTCATCTGCTGATTTAGCAAAGGATCTGCTGTTCTAACATTCTGAGCCCATGGTGGGGTTGGCCTAGAATCAATTGGAGGAGGCGGCGGTGGTACCTTTGACTGCGTTTCAACTGTTACTATTGAAGTAGGATCTATCACTTGGTAATTGTTAGTATTGTCTTTAGATGTTGATACATTTGGACGTTCAATGCCAAGTTGTTCATATGGGATGCCATCTAtgataattcttttttcttcaggGGATAAGAAACAGCATAGCCGTTCCTGGGAGTTTATTGGATTTCCGTTAGTTTTCGCTGAAAATACTCTTGTTAAGTGCTGCTGATCCCAATCATTTTTATGCAGAGCTCCTTTCGCAATAGCTGCCTTGAGTAAAAGCCTGATTTCACGAGAAACAAGCTTTAACCTTTTATTAGGTAACCTCAATGTTTTGGCAGCTTTATACTCCTTTTCAACAAACCGGTAAAATGATGGAGGTAGAGGTTCATTTATTAAGTGAGAAATAGGTTCCAAGATATGATCGAATTGGGGGATATAGtcagcttcttccttgTTAGTCTTGGCTTCCTTACTAAGTGATTCATTGATCATGGCTTTCTTACGTTCACTCTTTAGCCTAGCTCTTATTTCCGGTATAGAGTTACCAAAACTAGATGTTACATTTCCCGTATTGTGTTGCTCAGGAGGGAGTGAGCTTTGCCCTCCAGATCCTGATTTGTTGTACTTATTGGAAGATGGACGCTTTCCCAACGTTATTGGATTCACCTGGTTGTACGTGTTCATTGCTTTATAAGCTAATTTTGACCAATATATTAAGCGTAAGGCGAGCCACAACCGTCTGCAACAGTTAGTATTGGTTAGTAGGTTTTATGGTAGTCTTTTTGCCGTGAATTCTTAGTTTATTACTCAGTTTCATTGGGTTTTGTAGCTCTTTTGCCAGTTTTCAATCAGTATTTTTTCAGTAGAAAATGAGCCAAGTACTCAGACTGAACAATCAATAGTGTAAACTAGACACATTTAAGACTTTGAATGTGTCCACTCACCACTTATCAGTTAAATAAATGTCACTCAAGTTAACTCAAAATTTCAACCTTTCAAAGGAAATCACTTCCAATTGACCTGGCACATTATTATATTGCACAAACATTATGTAAAATATACTTTAAGCTATTTATCTGACGCATGCACTAAGGCATCTTGAAACTCCTGTTGCGACATAGAAGAGCATGTCTGTTTCGCTAATTCTAAGACAAGACCAGTGAGATTGTGTCTGCGGAATGTTATCTCTTCGTTccatttttctcttttattCAGTTCCTCTTGCAACTGCTCCGCAAGTATAAACTCTTCGCTATCATTAATGTCTTCCTTCTGTAGTTGATTTTGTAAGAACTCTAGTTTGTCCTTTATTACACCAATTATGTTGAACTTATGCACTCCTAATTGAACTAAAATGTTCATTCTTTCCTGCAAGATGTTTTGCACATCTTTGGCAAAGTCAGTGAATGGACCATGATCAATAGGGTATGGCCTTAAACCATCTAATTCATAAATTCTTGATCTGTATGGGATAAACCCGACAAAATGGAAGACTTCTTCTGGTTTTCCTCTGTTCCTGTAAGGATCTTCATCCATGACAAAAAGGTTAGGTGGTGTAAAAGAATTATGCACATTTCGAATCAATTCTGAATTATTGATTGTTTCACCAATCAATTCTGCTTGATGGAAATCCTTCACAAATTCATAGAATTGGGACAATTCTGGACCCAATGTAActgattcttcatcttccttGGCTAAATTAAACAATATGTTTATTACAGCTTGCGTCGCACAAGCATTCTGAATAGTTTGCTGGGAGAAGAAAAGTTTATCACTGTCTGTTTCATATGTACCCTGGACGGGCTCTGAACCCTGATACAAGGAAACCTCATAAGGAAATAAAAACACCACACCTTTAAGTAAAGAAGATActgattcttcttcgagATATTGCAAATAAGGtatatcttcaaattgcAATCCTTCAACGCCTAGATCCGTAATTAATCGTGTGAATACTCCAGCGTCCGATTCAATAGTGTTCCAGCCTGACATAGTATTGGTACTAGGAGAAAATGTAATCTCTTACCTCGTCTGATATTGACCTAAGGGCTTGAATCGTTGTGATTTTTCCGTTCCCTTAAAATTCTTGTGAATTCTTGCTGAAAGCCAACACTGTTGGTAacttattcaaaatatttcagGTTAATActttgtatatatacaaggaataaatgaagatatacaaaaaaataattcCATCCGGCAGATGCTCATTGGCATGTAGCAATCGAGGATATATCCAGTTCCTTCATTCGTCATATGTTCCAAACGACAACAGTCCACCTCCGTAGCGTGAATGTCTTGAGAAATAATCGAAATCAATCGACACTGCATTAGAAAGCATGACAGCTCTTTGATCGTAGTTCAAGACCTTATCACTTAACATCTCTTGCGGGTATACACCATCAAATGATTGCTGAGAATCGAATCGTACAATATAGACACCAGTATCAGTGAATAGTTCTCTTCCTATCCCCACCCAATTTCTATCACAACCAGCAATAATCTTGTTGTTCTCGTCCATAACTGGGAATTCGAAACTTAGAAATGGTGCATCGATATTACCAAACTGAGTAAACTCAGAAGGGTTTTCGCattctctttgaaacaattcaTATCTACGACGCCACAGATGCCAATTTTGCACTGATTCACCAACAAGGGTTCTGTTTTCATCGGGTAATATAGCCTTAATATGTGAATTGATAAAGGAAAAGGGTCTTTCAATAGTCATTAAAACGTTGCCGTAATTGTCAAAGACATCAACGGTGAACGGACGATGTAGTCTGTATATTTGTCTTGTTATAGCTTTAAAGAATCCgaaatctctttcttgCATGTACCCAATTCTGTTCCCCATGACATCCATGATGGCATACTTATTAGCCTGTTCAAAACCAAGCACAACGTTCATCATTTCGATTTGTCTCTCAATAATGATG
Coding sequences within:
- the YUH1 gene encoding ubiquitin-specific protease YUH1 (similar to uniprot|P35127 Saccharomyces cerevisiae YJR099W YUH1 Ubiquitin C-terminal hydrolase that cleaves ubiquitin-protein fusions to generate monomeric ubiquitin hydrolyzes the peptide bond at the C-terminus of ubiquitin also the major processing enzyme for the ubiquitin-like protein Rub1p), which encodes MSQGKKEQKVRSVVPLESNPQVFTNFANSLGLSSDWALMDIYSLTDPDLLAFIPRPVKAVILLFPLNETIDSLTDSFKSDVPESKNGSSAPIWFKQNVRNACGLYALLHSLSNNANLLTDGSILKQFLTENPASDGQYSDDDAVDDFLVSISEIYNENSQQGDTAAPSAEEDVELHFITFIEKDGLLYELDGRSKTGPRCLGKISPDSDLLTEPLVKQRFEWYHGNASESMKLQFSLLGLGPSLD
- a CDS encoding uncharacterized protein (conserved hypothetical protein); the encoded protein is MSGWNTIESDAGVFTRLITDLGVEGLQFEDIPYLQYLEEESVSSLLKGVVFLFPYEVSLYQGSEPVQGTYETDSDKLFFSQQTIQNACATQAVINILFNLAKEDEESVTLGPELSQFYEFVKDFHQAELIGETINNSELIRNVHNSFTPPNLFVMDEDPYRNRGKPEEVFHFVGFIPYRSRIYELDGLRPYPIDHGPFTDFAKDVQNILQERMNILVQLGVHKFNIIGVIKDKLEFLQNQLQKEDINDSEEFILAEQLQEELNKREKWNEEITFRRHNLTGLVLELAKQTCSSMSQQEFQDALVHASDK
- the THP3 gene encoding Thp3p (weakly similar to uniprot|Q07109 Saccharomyces cerevisiae YPR045C Hypothetical ORF), which encodes MNTYNQVNPITLGKRPSSNKYNKSGSGGQSSLPPEQHNTGNVTSSFGNSIPEIRARLKSERKKAMINESLSKEAKTNKEEADYIPQFDHILEPISHLINEPLPPSFYRFVEKEYKAAKTLRLPNKRLKLVSREIRLLLKAAIAKGALHKNDWDQQHLTRVFSAKTNGNPINSQERLCCFLSPEEKRIIIDGIPYEQLGIERPNVSTSKDNTNNYQVIDPTSIVTVETQSKVPPPPPPIDSRPTPPWAQNVRTADPLLNQQMNPKESPVPSVSLESRISNLNAPSPSPVPKKIAAQDEKSRRLERLKRFASPEPLTSTSKRVKIDDDDSYSDLNAITNKAYKFDKNKPIVGQCQVLEKKYLRLTSEPDPAKVRPLSILIKALDWIVTKFHSGSCSYQYFCDQLKSIRQDLKVQMIENDFTVTVYKTHARAALENGDVGEYNQCQSSLKPLFEKDNIDKSDLPEFISYRILYHMMTSDHSSINQLHFQLLTTLSHMYDNEMIQRALKMSEAQIENNYHTFMRIYQQTKGPERHLVNQFIKKERLNALNCMCKAYARLPLQFLAPELHFNDATEAFEFLTELELIQFMVVPESDPNEIYLDCKSCRSTIIKHFGDARRIDIKGQI
- the AIM25 gene encoding Aim25p (similar to uniprot|P47140 Saccharomyces cerevisiae YJR100C Hypothetical ORF), whose translation is MWRYNLALTRRIFSSQPAALVRQYSAFRRLPRVATPVKDVSRLGFNGVPNMNNVTIQQYDPIATTILNEPTIIIERQIEMMNVVLGFEQANKYAIMDVMGNRIGYMQERDFGFFKAITRQIYRLHRPFTVDVFDNYGNVLMTIERPFSFINSHIKAILPDENRTLVGESVQNWHLWRRRYELFQRECENPSEFTQFGNIDAPFLSFEFPVMDENNKIIAGCDRNWVGIGRELFTDTGVYIVRFDSQQSFDGVYPQEMLSDKVLNYDQRAVMLSNAVSIDFDYFSRHSRYGGGLLSFGTYDE
- a CDS encoding uncharacterized protein (no similarity), yielding MSYESDDSSDGEPITHPTQVYQRIYEKEADSHLQERFALEREADAAEKEYLKVADEWKKKPTPNLEQRMNDLSDRCEEINENLNDANESWINSYSVAMYYKDKERRELEEDSD
- a CDS encoding PX domain-containing protein (conserved hypothetical protein), which gives rise to MLYVFGISMTNIPKSLNITTTADSFISPGSSKSFIPSSVSSSELPHSRPAATHCIFYNVIQDYLPVDESQWTPSNVPAPLNVRKGEVVQFVCTHENNTVVVKSRNKLGHGLVPLRCLSINLELTSISNMPSPKTSHSPIFESQISQRLSSEDLAQDPPSKSYSLSNSRLSSESSISNVSDSTNPMPKSFLANDCKVVSVAIKDNRMWYRVETTTSSQHKRFLCRYYQDFYQLHCQLLDEFRRLSLDRKHLPNLPKPMANSKSNESVHSRLNSFTAYLEVLLSSEHIPTDFKQSIFYDQWLCPKSGDLVQTPRGSLYKSIIIDEKGVSWNKILITDKNDSQDLVTELLHPDSTVNRSISRSSTPLGLSISTPSSPNISQPLQYTFSSKSMSQPSSPLLNKISSYSQINNIIKMKINFGSDCYAMKCQISDIETWDKFERIIRTRLIKDLPDPLCPFTVKVKDSTAEDKLIGLDAANFDIDNVMFMTQNQSNSNTNSYTQYNTTIPFANADSRRQFLKLNLEVSI